In one Sander lucioperca isolate FBNREF2018 chromosome 7, SLUC_FBN_1.2, whole genome shotgun sequence genomic region, the following are encoded:
- the LOC116060819 gene encoding carbohydrate sulfotransferase 8-like produces the protein MKLPGALYCPLWFLLLLAAGSLLLLVRLQDLTDTPGVNVLVAPRWPVDKDDVETVSSASLPELQDFKPPVTKRHRKLLLQTPNPSAAEERHGKLLLQTPNPAAAEERHGKLLLQTPNPAAAVGGDGAEEQRRQQLAETQASRRRRLNDVCAIYQPGASEQRVSRRQVSRVYVEDRSRLLYCEVPKAGCSNWKRVLMVLGGKAASTWDIPHDAAHGANRLRRLDSYDAAGITERLRSYTKVLFVREPFERLVSAFRDKFESPNSYYHPVFGRAIIARYRANASLGALRSGAGVSFPEFVRYLLDVRRPVGMDIHWTPVSQLCSPCLLRYSFIGKLESLEADANFLLRSVGAPRNLTFPNFKDRNPRAERTSATITQVYFSQLSAAERQKVFDFFYMDYLMFQYNKPFSDLT, from the exons ATGAAGCTGCCCGGCGCTCTCTACTGCCCCCTGTGGTTCCTCCTGCTGCTGGCAGCCGGATCTCTGCTGCTGCTCGTCCGCCTGCAGGATCTCACCGACACCCCAG GTGTGAATGTGCTGGTGGCTCCCAGGTGGCCTGTAGACAAG gacgACGTGGAGACAGTCTCGTCTGCGTCTCTGCCGGAGCTCCAAGACTTCAAACCGCCGGTCACCAAACGCCACAGGAAGCTGCTCCTGCAGACCCCTAACCCATCCGCCGCCGAGGAACGCCACGGGAAGCTGCTCCTGCAGACCCCTAACCCGGCCGCCGCCGAGGAACGCCACGGGAAGCTGCTCCTGCAGACCCCTAACCCGGCCGCCGCCGTGGGCGGAGATGGAGCGGAGGAACAGCGCCGGCAGCAGCTGGCAGAGACGCAGGCGTCCCGCCGGCGCCGGCTGAACGACGTCTGCGCCATATACCAGCCGGGCGCCAGCGAGCAGCGCGTCTCCCGCCGTCAG gtGTCCCGGGTCTACGTCGAGGACCGGTCCCGGCTGCTGTACTGCGAGGTTCCTAAAGCCGGCTGCTCTAACTGGAAGCGCGTGCTGATGGTTCTGGGAGGGAAGGCCGCGTCCACATGGGACATCCCCCACGACGCGGCGCACGGCGCCAACCGTCTGCGGCGGCTGGACAGCTACGACGCGGCCGGCATCACCGAGCGCCTGCGCTCCTACACCAAGGTGCTGTTCGTGCGGGAGCCCTTCGAGCGCCTGGTGTCGGCGTTCCGGGACAAGTTCGAGAGCCCCAACTCGTACTACCACCCGGTGTTCGGACGCGCCATCATCGCCAG GTACCGGGCCAACGCCTCGCTAGGCGCCCTGCGTAGCGGCGCTGGTGTCTCCTTCCCGGAGTTCGTGCGCTACCTGCTGGACGTGCGGCGGCCGGTGGGGATGGACATCCATTGGACGCCCGTCAGCCAGCTGTGCAGCCCCTGTCTGCTGCGCTACAGCTTCATCGGGAAGCTGGAGAGTCTGGAGGCGGACGCCAACTTCCTGCTACGCAGCGTGGGTGCACCCAGGAACCTCACCTTCCCCAACTTTAAAGACAGAAACCCGCGAGCGGAGAGGACGTCAGCCACCATCACGCAGGTGTACTTCTCTCAGCTCAGCGCCGCCGAGAGGCAGAAAGTCTTTGACTTCTTCTACATGGATTACCTGATGTTCCAGTACAACAAACCCTTCTCAGACCTCACCTGA